Proteins found in one Labeo rohita strain BAU-BD-2019 chromosome 11, IGBB_LRoh.1.0, whole genome shotgun sequence genomic segment:
- the prkcdb gene encoding protein kinase C, delta b, whose product MAPFLRIAFNDFQLGDLPPMTEQPFCAIKMKESLSTERGKTLVQRKPTMYPAWKSTFDAHIYEGRVIQVVLMKTAEEALSEATVGVSVIAERCKKGNGRAEFWVDLQPSGKVMMSVQFFVEDSDLDSKASMTGKEEDGILTINRRRGAIKQAKVHFIKNHEFTATFFKQPTFCSVCREFVWGLNKQGYKCRQCNAAIHKKCIDKIIGRCTGTATNSRDTVFQKERFKIDMPHRFKTHNYMSPTFCDHCGSLLWGMVKQGLKCEECAMNIHHKCQTKVANLCGINQKLLAEALTQVSLKSSTKRPDPTLSEIGIYQAIDKNMPVDPSVLAEGSQYGKLWDNTTPSAPSSTIAHRISMTNFVFHKVLGKGSFGKVMLAELKGKGEYFAIKALKKDVVLMDDDVECTMVEKRVLALAWENPFLTHLYCTFQSKEHLFFVMEYLNGGDLMFHIQDKGRFDLYRATFYSAEIICGLQYLHSKGIIYRDLKLDNVMLDKDGHIKIADFGMCKENMLGENRATTFCGTPDYIAPEILLGQKYSFSVDWWSFGVLLYEMLIGQSPFQGDDEDELFESIRMDVPHYPRWITKEAKDLLEKLFERDPTRRLGVVGNIRGHAFFKTINWTALEKREVSPPFKPKVKSPNDCSNFDREFLSEKPRLSQSDKNLIDSMDQTAFAGFSFINPKMETIIEK is encoded by the exons ATGGCTCCGTTCCTGCGGATTGCCTTCAATGATTTTCAACTGGGAGACCTTCCCCCTATGACAGAGCAGCCGTTCTGTGCCATCAAGATGAAGGAATCGCTCAGCACAG AGCGGGGGAAGACACTGGTCCAGAGGAAGCCCACCATGTACCCTGCGTGGAAATCCACATTTGATGCACACATCTATGAGGGCCGTGTCATACAGGTGGTCCTGATGAAAACGGCAGAGGAGGCTTTGTCGGAAGCTACGGTCGGGGTTTCTGTCATTGCCGAGCGTTGCAAAAAAGGAAATGGTCGTGCCGAGTTCTGGGTCGACCTGCAGCCTTCTGGGAAGGTGATGATGTCTGTCCAGTTTTTCGTGGAGGATTCAGATCTAG ATTCAAAGGCCTCAATGACTGGGAAAGAGGAAGACGGCATCCTCACAATAAACAGAAGGAGAGGAGCCATCAAACAGGCCAAAGTTCACTTTATCAAGAACCATGAGTTCACAGCCACCTTCTTCAAACAGCCCACCTTCTGCTCGGTCTGCAGGGAGTTTGTGTG GGGTCTCAACAAGCAAGGCTACAAATGTAGGC AATGCAATGCGGCCATTCACAAGAAGTGCATTGATAAGATTATTGGGAGATGCACAGGAACAGCAACCAATAGTCGAGACACAGTG TTTCAGAAGGAGCGCTTTAAGATTGACATGCCACATCGCTTCAAGACCCATAACTACATGAGCCCGACCTTCTGTGACCACTGTGGGAGTCTACTGTGGGGAATGGTCAAACAAGGCCTCAAGTGTGAAG AATGTGCTATGAACATTCATCATAAATGCCAGACCAAGGTTGCCAACCTTTGCGGAATCAACCAGAAGCTCCTGGCTGAGGCTTTGACTCAAGTTAGCCTG AAATCTTCCACAAAGCGTCCAGATCCCACTCTGTCAGAAATTGGAATCTATCAAGCCATAGATAAAAACATGCCAGTGGACCCTAGTG TATTAGCAGAAGGCTCTCAGTATGGAAAACTATGGGACAATACGACCCCTAGCGCTCCCAGCAGCACCATCGCACACCGCATCTCCATGACCAACTTCGTGTTCCACAAGGTACTGGGTAAAGGCAGCTTTGGAAAG GTGATGCTCGCTGAGCTCAAAGGAAAAGGGGAATATTTTGCTATAAAGGCCCTGAAGAAGGATGTGGTGCTTATGGATGATGACGTGGAGTGCACAATGGTGGAAAAAAGAGTGTTAGCATTAGCCTGGGAAAATCCTTTCCTCACACACCTCTACTGCACCTTTCAATCAAAG GAGCACTTATTCTTTGTGATGGAGTATCTGAATGGAGGAGATCTGATGTTCCACATTCAGGATAAGGGCCGTTTTGATTTGTACAGAGCTAC GTTTTATTCCGCTGAAATCATCTGTGGACTACAGTACCTCCACTCTAAAGGCATTATATACAG AGATTTAAAGTTGGACAATGTGATGCTGGACAAGGATGGACATATTAAGATTGCAGACTTTGGGATGTGCAAAGAGAACATGCTTGGAGAAAACAGAGCAACCACGTTCTGTGGCACACCTGATTATATTGCTCCTGAGATCCTGCTGGGACAGAAATACAGTTTCTCTGTGGACTGGTGGTCGTTCGGCGTCCTGCTCTACGAGATGTTGATCGGCCAGTCGCCGTTCCAGGGCGACGATGAGGACGAGCTGTTCGAGTCGATCCGCATGGATGTACCTCATTACCCACGGTGGATTACCAAAGAGGCCAAAGACTTGCTGGAGAAA TTATTTGAGCGGGACCCGACCCGACGGCTTGGTGTTGTGGGAAATATCCGTGGACATGCCTTCTTCAAGACAATCAATTGGACCGCTCTGGAGAAACGAGAGGTGTCTCCCCCATTCAAGCCAAAAGTG